The proteins below come from a single Thiohalobacter sp. genomic window:
- the ppk1 gene encoding polyphosphate kinase 1 produces the protein MDAISLTSPDLYINRELSLLAFNRRVLEQARDPDTPLLERLKFLCISSTNLDEFFEIRVAGLKQKLESGSVETGSDGLTPQEALAQISAEAHDLVDLQYRVLNDELIPALESEQIRFLRRSDWSETQAQWVQKYFSQELMPVLSPLGLDPAHPFPRILNKSLNFIVSLEGKDAFGRSGGIAIVQAPRSLPRLIRLPESSGAGPYDFVFLSSVIHAHVDELFPGMKVTGCYQFRVTRNSDLFVDEEEIDDLMRAMEGELLSRRYGDAVRLEVADNCSRRMADFLLAQFGLTEADLYQVNGPVNLNRLIAIADLVERPDLKYLPFKPSRPTALPAEQNIFEILRRQDVLLHHPFESFAPVLDFLRQAATDPQVLAIKQTLYRTGPDSAVVDALVAAARNGKEVTVVVELRARFDEEANIQLANRLQEAGAHVTYGVVGYKTHAKMILVTRREGRRLRHYVHLGTGNYHARTARLYTDYGLLTADKVIGEDVRRIFQQLTSLGKVKPLRKLLQSPFTLHKALMEKIEREAAFARQGKRARIIAKMNALIEPQIIQALYAASQAGVRIDLIVRGVCCLRPGVPGVSERIQVRSIVGRFLEHTRVFHFRNDGNEELWLSSADWMDRNFFRRVETCFPVEDPTLRKQIMKEGLELYLADNTQAWVLHRDGHYRRQRPRGRQKPRCAQCELLELRARPG, from the coding sequence ATGGATGCCATCAGCCTCACCAGCCCGGATCTCTACATCAACCGTGAACTCAGCCTGCTCGCCTTCAACCGGCGCGTGCTGGAACAGGCACGGGACCCGGACACACCCCTGCTGGAGCGCCTGAAGTTTCTCTGCATCTCCAGCACCAACCTGGACGAATTCTTCGAAATCCGCGTTGCCGGACTCAAGCAGAAGCTCGAATCCGGCTCGGTGGAAACGGGATCCGACGGCCTCACCCCGCAGGAGGCACTGGCCCAGATCAGCGCCGAGGCCCATGACCTGGTGGACCTCCAGTACCGGGTGCTCAACGACGAGCTGATTCCCGCGCTGGAGTCCGAGCAGATCCGCTTCCTACGCCGCAGCGACTGGAGCGAAACCCAGGCACAGTGGGTGCAGAAATACTTCAGCCAGGAACTGATGCCGGTGCTGAGTCCGCTGGGCCTGGATCCCGCGCACCCCTTCCCCCGCATTCTCAACAAGAGCCTGAACTTCATCGTGTCGCTGGAAGGCAAGGACGCCTTTGGCCGCTCCGGCGGCATAGCCATCGTCCAGGCCCCGCGTTCGCTGCCGCGCCTGATCCGCCTGCCCGAGAGCAGCGGCGCCGGCCCCTATGACTTTGTGTTCCTGTCCTCCGTCATCCACGCCCATGTCGACGAGCTCTTTCCCGGCATGAAGGTGACCGGCTGCTACCAGTTCCGGGTCACCCGCAACAGCGACCTGTTCGTCGACGAGGAAGAAATCGATGACCTGATGCGGGCCATGGAGGGCGAGCTGCTGTCCCGCCGTTACGGCGATGCGGTGCGCCTGGAGGTGGCCGACAACTGCAGCCGCAGAATGGCCGATTTCCTGCTCGCCCAGTTCGGGCTGACCGAGGCCGACCTGTACCAGGTCAACGGCCCGGTGAATCTCAACCGGCTCATCGCCATCGCCGATCTGGTGGAGCGGCCGGATCTCAAGTACCTGCCCTTCAAGCCCAGCCGGCCGACTGCGCTGCCGGCGGAACAGAACATCTTCGAGATCCTGCGCCGCCAGGACGTGCTGCTGCACCACCCCTTCGAGTCCTTCGCGCCGGTGCTCGATTTCCTGCGCCAGGCGGCCACCGACCCCCAGGTTCTGGCCATCAAGCAGACCCTCTACCGTACCGGCCCGGATTCCGCGGTGGTGGACGCCCTGGTTGCCGCCGCGCGCAACGGCAAGGAGGTCACGGTGGTGGTGGAATTGCGCGCGCGCTTTGACGAGGAGGCCAACATCCAGCTCGCAAACCGGCTGCAGGAAGCCGGCGCGCACGTGACCTATGGCGTGGTCGGCTACAAGACCCACGCCAAGATGATCCTCGTCACCCGCCGCGAGGGCCGGCGGCTGCGTCACTATGTGCACCTCGGCACCGGCAACTACCATGCCCGCACCGCGCGCCTGTATACCGACTATGGCCTGCTCACCGCCGACAAGGTCATCGGCGAAGACGTGCGCCGGATCTTCCAGCAGCTCACCAGCCTGGGCAAGGTCAAACCCCTGCGCAAGCTGCTGCAGTCACCCTTCACCCTGCACAAGGCACTGATGGAAAAAATCGAGCGCGAGGCTGCGTTTGCACGCCAGGGCAAGCGCGCCCGCATCATCGCCAAGATGAATGCACTGATCGAACCGCAGATCATCCAGGCCCTGTATGCCGCCTCGCAGGCAGGCGTGCGCATCGACCTCATCGTCCGCGGCGTCTGCTGCCTGCGCCCCGGCGTGCCCGGCGTGTCCGAACGCATCCAGGTGCGTTCCATCGTCGGGCGCTTCCTCGAACACACGCGTGTCTTCCACTTCCGCAACGACGGCAATGAGGAGCTGTGGCTGTCCAGCGCGGACTGGATGGACCGCAACTTCTTCCGACGCGTGGAAACCTGTTTTCCGGTGGAAGACCCCACCCTGCGCAAGCAGATCATGAAGGAAGGGCTGGAACTCTATCTGGCCGACAACACCCAGGCCTGGGTGCTGCATCGCGATGGCCACTATCGGCGACAGCGTCCGCGCGGCAGGCAGAAACCGCGCTGCGCCCAGTGCGAGCTGCTGGAACTGCGCGCCCGCCCGGGCTGA